ttgGTGAAACATCactaaaactatgaaaataagttaaatatttttatcattttccaatttttggtGGAACTTaactttaataacaaaaaaatttgaattataactttactacttaagttttggtGGAATATCATTAAAACTACtaaaataagttgaatttttaatagtttttcgaCTTTTAGCGAAATATTAAAATCTCACGaacaagatttaaaaaaattaattgaaataggATGGTTTTTGATTTCCTAAAACCAAAACAACGAGGTTaaggcaatatttataaaattacccaATATACAACAATCCACCATCATTGTTTAAAGACAGAGAATTATTGAATTACGCCACACCACACCTTTTcatagtttttatataaacagaTGCTGTGACATATGAAACATTTTGGCGCGAATTTAGAATACACcatagattttaaaaatcattgCTATAACATGATTCATCCTCtataaaatcacttattgtgtttcaacattaaattttatatataataatttatttaccttTTCGTTCTTATCTTCATCTTCAGAATCATCCTCAAGCGACCATTTCTTTGCGGTAAGTTCAGTAGCAGGCTCAGTTTTGACTTTACTCACGTCTTTCTTCAAAGCCTCttgttctttcttttttctctcTGCTCTCCATCTCTCGATCCTCTCCCTTCTTTTCATCATTTCCATTTCGAGTTTTTTCTGTTCTTCCTCTTTATCGAGATTAGCCGGATCGAACGACAACCCACTATCgtctattttagttttttcttttgatcTGGATCTAGTTCTTCTACGGGATGATTTGCTATTTTCGTTTCTACGGTCTTTGTCTCTGTGATCTCTGTCACGATCTCTTTCCCTACTATACGACCTTCGTTCCCTATTTCTATCTCTACGTTCTTTAGAACGTGATCTACTTCGTCGTCTGGAATCTTTAGATTCCCTTGATCTACTTCTTCTGTATCTGGAAGATTTTGATCTCTCTTTGCTTTTTGAACGAGATCGTCTACGTTTTCTTTCTGGTGTCCTACTTCGATCTCTACTACGTCTAACCATTTTCTTGGAAATTAACTCACGTTTTTCGTTTATAAACGTTCAATTCacttaaccttaaaattttaaCATCAACAATCTTTCAAATTGATATTGACATGATATAAAAATGGTTGCCACTATAAGGTTTTAAAAGTTACTAacgatatttatataaatagtttttttatttattaggttttaattgacaatattttggattattaagcgtttttttcgttatttaacGGTTTATTAAGGAttggaatagttttttttcatgGATGGATATGCGCTTATATCAAGTATATTAAAGAAtagaactagaagaagaagtGGGTATTTAGGATATCACATTTTCGTTGTAAGTGTAAACATGTCTGTTTGGAAAAAAGCAGCGAAAGCTCACCAAAAAACCCACAAAGAACGGCATCAGCCAGAAGATCGCGCTCATTTAGGACTacttgagaaaaaaaaagactATGTGTTACGCGCGAAAGATTTCAACGAAAAAAAGAATACGTTAAAGATACTCCGCAAGAGAGCCTTGAACAAAAATCCAGATGAATTTTATCACCACATGATTAATGCTAAAACCGAAGACGGAGCACattatgaaaaggaaaaaaacgaCGATTGTACGCCACAACAATTATTGTTGATGAGAACACaagatttgaaatatataaccACGAAAAAAACTCAAGAactcaaaaaaatagaaaaaatacaatcaCTACTTCATTTATCGAGTTTAGAACTTCCAAAACGCAATACACATATATACTTCgacaaagaaaagaaaaaagaagcgAAAGAAAGAACACTGAAGATGTTGATGGAAAAAGAATTACCGGACGTGAGTGAAAAAGATTTAATGAAATCGGCGAGATCTAGACAGAATTTATACAAAGAATTAGCCAAGAGAATTGAAAGAGAACGAGAATTAGCAGTTGTACAACAAAAGATAGAAGTTAAACGaagtttggaaaataaaaaaaccgttttaCCTccgaaaaaagtgaagaaagGATCTAAAGATAGCGCTCCTGTGTACGTATGGAAATATGAAAGGAAGAAATAGTATTTAATAAAGAAACACGTTGATTTTGgtacgtttttattttatttcactctAAATGATTAAACAATATCGATTCGTCTTCTAAAACGTcgattaacaattttttcccGATAATTTTCGCCATTTCTGCGCCGTCTATACCTTTAGGTTCGGCTACTTTGACGTTTATGTCTCCGTTTTCGAGCTTATGACCACTTTTTAACCGTTTTGTGTAAACTAAagtttttcctaatttttcgTAACAAGGTTTTTCCGAAATTTGAAACTCCTTAATTGGCCTACCCATTGCTGCTTCCACGTTTCTAATATTTGTAACTAAACTTCGAAATTCAACAGGATCTAGAGAACAAGCATGATCAGAtcctttttgatttttatttaaagttaaaTGTCTTTCAATAACCTGAAATTAACGTATTCGAATTCTTTATAAACGAATTGTTACAAATAGGGAAAAAAGGGAGTTTAGGCTGAAAATAACATTGAATGCTTTTTCTAAGTggataaattgtttataaagcAAGTATTACAAATAGTGAAAAATGGGGGGTTAAGACTGAAacagattgaaaaaatttgatgaatcaATTTGTGAGGAGGGGCTTTGAATGGAAAATGGTGAGTAAATTAGTTTTAGAACGAGAaaattaaatgtagaaaaaatgtgtgaattggatatttttcatatcactgaactgttgaaaataaataaaattttgattaaatttggtGGAATTTCACTAAAATCATTATAGACACAATTTAAAGTATCATTTACTTCTCAAGTTTTGGTGAAACGTctcgaaaataatgaaaatgattttaatttgtgataatttctCAGGTTTTGGTGGAATTTCActaaaatgaattgaatttttaatatatcttcaatttttggcggaatttcactataataataattaatacaatttgaatGTGCATTTAATACCCAGgtagatgaaaaaaatcacataaatcaAATTGCGGAGGGGTTTTGGGtggtaaaaatatataaaaactggtAAATAAATCGGTTTTCGGACGTAATTACGTATTTTCCTACCTTTGCACCTAAAGCTACAGCCGCCACACTGATATGAGTACCCAATTCATGCCCAGAATACCCTATCAATATATCTGGAAATGTTGACTTGaacaaatttataacatttaaattGATATCTTCTATTGGTGTCGGATAAGCGGAAACGCAAtgtaaaaaaacgaaatttttatggTATTTTGACACCAAATGATAAACTTGTTTCACCGTTACAAAATTTTGCATTCCTAAAAATCACACCTCCCGAATCGGTTCCAAGCCTTAATCTATATTCAACTACTTGACCTTACCTGTAGATATAACTAAGGGAATGGCAGTTTTCGCAgctttttcaatcaaaataaaattattagcgTCTCCGGaaccaatttttataaaagGTACTTCGAgatcaattaaaaattccaGCGATTTTACATCCATCGCTGAAGCTGTGACCAATATCCCGACTTTATTtgcgaaatattttaattctctATAATCATCTTTACTGAActctaaaaattgtttatgttCTCCGTAAGTTTTTCCGAAAGAATGAGGTGAATTGTATGGTCTAAGTAAGGctttgttgttaaatttttccttcagatcagttttttgaaatttaacacAATCAGCTCCGCAATCCTgtaattgtttttcaatattttcggaATATCAAATTAATGTTACTTACCTttgctatttttattaattttttcgcTATTTCTATATTACCTTGATGATTCTGACCGATTTCGGctataataaaagtatttttcgaCGTCtttaaacaattaataaaatccATAATGGACTGATATTTAAACAAACTATTCTAATTGATATAACcttcatattaattttattgtttttaaatatccGATATTCGTAAAATAGACACTACTTTTAACAAAAGTCAAATTAAACGAACTCTATGGTTTCTGAAtagaaataaacataattttaaatttctataCATCCTTTTTAATAACGCGCTTTTGCTTATGTTCCGAAAGTTACACCAGTAACATGGAGGATACTCAACGTTTACACGCCACTGCACCAACACTCAGAACTACATgacgagcgtttcgataaccaattatCATCCTCAGATACTTAAGGTGAATTAAGTGTTGGTCTAGTGGGAGTGTAGATAAAATGCTCAGTATGACAAATTCCAAATAAGCATGATGTCAAATTATGTATGGTCGAACAGTTcttttagacaaaaaaaaataacacgaTTGTCACTTGTCATATTTCTAATCATTTGGAATCGATTTATAGTTTTTAACGGTcctttgaaactaattttctatcaaaagagatctaaaaacaagacgatttatcaagaaTAGCATAAAAAGATGAATGTGATTAGTTCCTATTTTAATTAATCGGAATTAACTCCGTGAACAAAGCTATGGCCTTTTGCTAGTTACAGCCAGTTAATGTGTATACACTTCTTCTCGTAAAAATGTACATTTGAACTATTCCGTTTTTTATACATATTGGATTCCCTCGTCTTGTTAGGAATTTTGGGGCTGTCAAATATAAGgtgattttgaaataattttttatatttttcggtTTTATGTTAGTATTTTTTGTGAACTAAAAAAGTGctaattaaaattcattaaaaggatgtgaatttattaataaaataaaacacatcttttttttatttgtctgtgGATTactttcgtaattttttcacGATAAAAAAACCGACTTGTTGAagcttttttttctttcgaaaatGGAGTTGGAACCTCAAGTTatgacaaataataatttagatatgTTAACAGAGACAATGTTTTATGATATTCTCACACATACTTCGTATCcagtaaataattataagaataCCGAAAAAGATGAATTCGAAAATTTGACGAATAAAGGTAAGccttgatttttattattactaatgTATTATtctaagaattatttattagaaacaaaaatgttgaaacaaaACGTGACGCTGGTAGGTTTTCCAGTAAGTGTAATGCCACCGCCACCTCACAAAATAGTTAATTACGCAAATAGTAAAGTAAAAAGGTATCACCCTAGAGATTCGTCGAGACAGAGGGATACTTACCGACCCATATCGCCTAAAGGGTACGATAGCGACGAGAGTTGTACATCATATTCTTCAAGAGAAACCCCACCGCATAACAGTAagtacattatttattatattttcgaGGATTTTAGCTAGTTTCTTCACGttccttcttttctttttcaaggaaataaatataacaactcGAGATTGGAAGATAATAATGTAGTTTTCgacaaatataatcaaaattctaatatttaccACAATTCTCACGTTCAATATCATTctaatattcaacaaaattataatacCAATACAAACGGGTATTTCAACAAATATAGGTAACATTTAATTTTAGGTGATATATCCAATGATTTAGTTGAGAATTTTAGTCAaggaatgttttaaaattaatttttattagattcCTGTTTCCTTAACTACTATTTTAACTCTTTAGttcattatttcaatgtaaCTAGTGTTTTATGTCGATTTCTGGTGATTTTTCTAAAACGGtacaaagtaaaatatttaaatcacgCATTGTAGATGTATTTTTCCGAAagaacaacatttttttataataaatgaaaatatatccaACAATTTTGTTCACTAATACATTATTAGGTAATTGAAGCTATGTATACCCTCCTATTATATTAAAAGACaaagttattttcattatttagcaGCTCTGGAGCCtctggtacatttgaactattttctaataaaattgtgaagcgttattagtttttttattataatttatcaaaaattgcaGTTATTTTCAAGTATCACTGATTCTTATAGATAAacgtttgaaaatttatataaaattaattaaaataattcaacaataaATGTCTTTCAATGATACAGTAATTATAGTCCTCTATAAATTACAGTTCAGATTGTACCTACAAATAAATGAAGCAACAATCAATCTGATCCTTCAAATCTTCTATAAATCGTTTATACCCGGCTCGAAGAACCAGATAGtgtaattattaattcaaaCTGCCTGTTCTGGATGATTTATATGGAATTTCGGTATAATACCATTAAAATGCAGTAGTTTTAGGGCAAAATTAGAGTCAAATTATGATAGCTGATTGTAAATCTGTAAATTTATggttaaaaatttgtttttctacaaAACCATTTGAGATCACTGCAGATTTAGTTTGatgcaaataattttattaaaagtatgCTTTTTAACTAAATCATTGGGTATTTATTATgtgtttggtttttatttttgcatGTAAAAAGCTGAAATTGaggatgtattttttattttgtggtcgttttttttttatttttgcatgTATTTTGTGATCTAATTCGTCCTGAGGcaaatattaatcaaattaattgtatagaaaatctgaaatactttaaaaaaacaaatattcaaatgaaatattacgCAATCAGCCAAGTACCATAAGTTTAAGACATCTTTTTGTATTGcccataattttgttatttttagccCCCTTTTAAGCAGAACTTTCTAGTTGAGTGGTTTCTTTAATAGTTTCActcatcattttctattttacatatttttgcaccataaaatgtttatttctacACATATTTCCCATAATTTTGTTACTTCTAGCTCCTTTTTATGTAGAATTTCCTATTCAAGCGTTTTCTTCAATTAGTTTCACTACTACACTCTATCAAAGTTTTTGAAATCGTTTTGAtcgaaattttctaaatatttaataaaaatcctttaaaacacatatttttaacAATCTTCTGCATTTTATTGAatgtataaatcaaattttgcttataaaacgataataaattataataatacaataatttagaaaaaaatttacattttacaaTTCTTTTTCGACATCTGCTAACTTGGATTGATGTTCGGTAATTTCTAAAGCTTCCCATTCGGCTTTAAAAGGTACTTTTGGATCTGCGGGCATTCCAGATGCGGCTCCGGTCATCTGCATCTGTTCTTGCATCTGTTTACTTTGATCTGCGGCGTTATTTTCCCCTAATACTAATGTATAAATACTTCTCAAACCGAAAACATTTAGGAAATACCAAGAAGCCGACGATACCCAACTGGCGTCTAAATGTGACAGTTCTATTCCTCTTTGTAACATCGATTTGAATCTCAGAGTTAAAGGAAACGGTACTTTAGTTGTTATAAAACCAGAAAACATCCAATTTATCCAACCTCCTATCACTATCATGGGTAAAACGTTGGTTAAATTACCTTTTAACATGTCAGTCATCATAGAAGGATCCGTCATCATGTTTTGATTAACCGCTGGTCGTTTTTGCATGAGATAACCATCTTCTTTGTTAAAAGCTTGTTTTCTAATCAGGAACGAATTTTTCGGGATGTATCCGCAATTTTCTCGTAACGCTCTGGCTCTAAGCAATAATTGAGAATCGGCTAATTGCTGTAATTCTATTTTCTTCTGACTCGATAATAAGATCGATGCGTAATGTCTTAATATCCCCGTTAAAAAAGTAATAACCACAATCGGTAAAAAAACCCAGAAACGAATTTGGGGGTCTACTATTAAATCTgcactcatttttatttaatttgacttaaaaaaaattgtttaacctCGAAAATAAGATCGATATCAAATGTCAAATCTTCTTTAACGTAATAACATATAGACTTGAACGCTTTGGGtatatagttattttaaattagcCTCTTATTTGGGTACGTTTTCAGATatacaaacaataataataataataacaataatggGAATAATACAAATGGTCGTCAAAAACATGGTAATTATAAACATAGTATGGATAATATGATAAAAAGGGCGCACGGCTTAGTGGAAAGGTTTAAATCGAGATCGAACGTAATGAAAATAGAACCGAACCCTCCTACATTATCCACGGGAACAATGTGGGACCAACTTAACCAAGAAATATGGAACGTTTTCAGTAGTAGGGCTCAAAAAGAGAAAACTTACGATAGCAAAATCGATTTatggaaaaatctatttttatatataagggTTAGTaacgaaaaagggtttttttaaatctaatataTTCATTCGTAGAAATGTTTAAATAGTTACGGTTTATTTATGGTCGGTTCAACGATGTCTGGTTTCGGTTTGGAAAGTAGTGACATCGACATGTGTCTATTGACTAAACCGGTTTCTAGTGATCCTCGAGCCGATTCCCTACACCATTTAAATGCCATCAAGCATTTATTGGCGAAACACGGTGGGTATTTGGTTAAATTGTATCTACGGCATCgatagaatttttgtttttttaaagattCCGCCGGGGATGCCGAATTGATATTGGCCAAAGTGCCGATTTTGAAATTCAAAGATAAAGAAACCGGTTTCGAAATTGATCTGAATTGCAATAATTCCGTCGGTATAAGAAATACGCACTTATTGTACAGTTACGCCCGATTGGATTGGAGAGTTCGCCCTTTGGTGATCGTGGTGAAGATTTGGGCGCAAGCGAATTGTATAAATGACGCTAAAAATATGACAGTTTCCAGTTATTCGTGGGCGTTGATGGTCATCCATTATTTACAATGTaagtaattgattttaataatttatctagCACAGTGGCGTCcgtaaatctatttttttttattagaaaaaatttaaatattcgttgTTTTATTAAGAGGATTCGTTATggaaatttatcactttttgaaaatttatttaattcacagtaatttttgaaattatcggAACAGTGACGTGCTCATCTATTCTTCTAAGGGGTACTTTTTTATAACGGTTATTTTTAAGaggattcgtaaaaaaattattctttctgaaaaattttcaatattttttaaattatatgaaCAGTGGCGTGCGTGTATCTTTTTCTGTGGGGGTTTGTtagtaaattttcattgtttaagaGGATTCGTCAAGAATTGATcgactttttgaaaaaaatattacgaataGTGAGAAACATAAAAGGAATCTTGATAATTATACGAACAATGGcgtgcttttttatttttctaaggGGTAcggttttttattttagtaattatgaaaaattctcGGTATTTTGAGTAGTTTTAAGAGGAttcgttttaaaaaattcagtCTTCcagaaattatatcaatatttgaaaatttcgcgGGCATTTTTGTCAATAATATGAACAGTGGCGTGCGCAAATCTTTTTCTTTGGGGGTTTGTtagtaaattttcattgtttaagaGGATTCGTCAAGAATTGATcgactttttgaaaaaatattacgaatAGTGAGAAACATAAAAGGAATCTTGATAATTATACGAACAATGGcgtgcttttttatttttctagggggtgctgtttttttattttagtaattatgaaaaattctcGGTATTTTGAGTAGTTTTAAGAGGATTCGTTTTAAAAAATGCAGTCTTCcagaaattatatcaatatttgaaaatttcgcgGGCATTTTTGTCAATAATATGAACAGTGGCGTGCGCAAATCTTTTTCTTTGGGGGTTTGTtagtaaattttcattgtttaagaGGATTCGTCAAGAATTGATcgactttttgaaaaaaatattacgaataGTGAGAAACATAAAAGGAATCTTGATAATTATACGAACAATGGcgtgcttttttatttttctaaggggtactgttttttattttagtaattatgaaaaattctcGGTATTTTGAGTAGTTTTAAGAGGattcgttaaaaaaattcagtcttccagaaattatatcaatatttgaaaatttcgcgGGCACTTTTAGCAATTTTATGAACAGTGGCGTGCGCAAATCTTTTTCTTTGGGGGTTTGTtagtaaattttcattgtttaagaGGATTCGTCAAGAATTGATcgactttttgaaaaaatattacgaatAGTGAGAAACATAAAAGGAATCTTGATAATTATACGAACAATGGcgtgcttttttatttttctaaggggtactgttttttattttagtaattatgaaaaattctcGGTATTTTGAGTAGTTTTAAGAGGATTCGTTTTAAAAAATGCAGTCTTCcagaaattatatcaatatttgaaaatttcgcgGGCATTTTTGTCAATAATATGAACAGTGGCGTGCGCAAATCTTTTTCTTTGAGGGTTTGTtagtaaattttcattgtttaagaGGATTCGTCAAGAATTGATcgactttttgaaaaaatattacgaatAGTGAGAAACATAAAAGGAATCTTGATAATTATACGAACAATGGcgtgcttttttatttttctagggggtgctgtttttttattttagtaattatgaaaaattctcGGTATTTTGAGTAGTTTTAAGAGGATTCGTTTTAAAAAATGCAGTCTTCcagaaattatatcaatatttgaaaatttcgcgGGCATTTTTGTCAATAATATGAACAGTGGCGTGCGCAAATCTTTTTCTTTGAGGGTTTGTtagtaaattttcattgtttaagaGGATTCGTCAAGAATTGATcgactttttgaaaaaatattacgaatAGTGAGAAACATAAAAGGAATCTTGATAATTATACGAACAATGGcgtgcttttttatttttctagggggtgctgtttttttattttagtaattatgaaaaattctcGGTATTTTGAGTAGTTTTAAGAGGATTCGTTAAAAAAATGCAGTCTTCcagaaattatatcaatatttgaaaatttcgcgggcacttttatcaataatatgAACAGTGGCGTGCGTGTATCTTTTTCTCTGTGGGTTTGTTAGTAAATTTTCAGCTTTTATCTTATTTAAGAGGATTCGTTGAAGAAATTTACTTATTctcttcaaaataatcaatttcaaatatatttgcaggaatttttagaaattatatcgTCAGTGGCGTGcgtatatatttttctatggggttttgtttggaatttttcaaattttcattacgtTTAAGAAgattaataacaaaattcactccaaattgttaaaaaattatttatatcaacaaatttttcggaatttttaattttatgatcaGTGGCGTGCGCTTATTTGTCCCCGAAGGTGATTCGTCAaaagattttcattaattaagaAGATTCGTTAAaacatttatctattttttcaaaaattttgaatgtcaaaaaagttttcaaaattttttaacaattacaTGACGTGTGTATAGTAGTTTTTGTAggggtttatttgaaaattttcactcttTTAGAGGATTGGTTGATAAATTTACTTACCTAAATACGTAAAAGCATTAGAATTGAACATTTGAAACACAACCGTCCAAAATTTACGTTATACGACCGTCTAACTTCATTACCATCTTACATAACCTCCAAATCCTAAAAATTTGACATTCCACATAACCTAAAACGAAATGCAGTATGGCGTCGTGCGTTTCCGTCAATTTACGCGCGATAATTCTAAAATACAAACTTCAGAAtaagtttcttcttttttattttttttttattttcgttaaagCGTAAAACGGAAACGTGCgtaaatttaaatatgaaaaaaatcatcaatttttgtacGAACGCCtcttttatattgataaattggGAGATTTCGATTATGAATATTTCAGGTGGGGTGGTACCGCCGGTGTTGCCGTGTCTCCACGGCCTCCTACCGGAAAAATTCAATCACCTCAACGAAAATCACACGATGGACGTCCAAGAAGACCTGCCGACGATAAAAGATTTCCGTTCGGATAATTTGTTGGGTCTTTCTCAACTTTTGAtcggtttttttcaatattacgCCAATTACGATTTCAATAATTACGCCATATCGGTTAGAGCGGGTTCCAGTTTACCTATAGACGAATGTCGATTCGCGAAAGCGCCCAAAAACGATCCGCATCAATGGAAATTTATGTGTATAGAGGAGCCGTTCGATTATACGAATACCGCTCGGTCGGTATTCGATTTGGAATCGTtcaaacatatcaaaaatataataacggCTTCCTACGAGGTACTCTCGACGACTAAATCGTTGAATAGTATATTGCCATTGAATTCCAAGTACGAAATAAGATGATGCTGATCGTATAACGAAcctaaataatattgaaaatctatTCGGTTTTGCGTGgatctatttttttgtttttttttatttgtagaaaGAATCTTTAGGTCGTCATCGATAGTTTTGGTTAATTTGTGGTATTTATACATCGTTTGATGATTTTTAGTTGCGTTCGGGAATTTCTGTTGAACTTTCGAtagtttttgttctatttctcacagtttttcaacaatttctattaattttcaaacagtTTTTGTCAATTTCCCACCTTTATACATTATTTAACGATTTTTAGTAACTATTGTTAaacttttaacaatttttgttgcaattaaacagtttttgttctatttctcacagtttttcaacagtttctattaattttcaaacagtTTTTGTCAATTTCCCACCTTTATACATCATTTAACGATTTTTAGTAACTATTGTTAAactttaacaatttttgttgcaattaaacagtttttgttctatttctcacagtttttcaacagtttctattaattttcaaacagtTTTTGTCAATTTCCCACCTTTATACATCATTTAACGATTTTTAGTAACTATTGTTAaacttttaacaatttttgttgcaattaaacagtttttgttctatttctcacagtttttcaacagtt
The sequence above is drawn from the Diorhabda carinulata isolate Delta chromosome 6, icDioCari1.1, whole genome shotgun sequence genome and encodes:
- the LOC130895554 gene encoding probable U3 small nucleolar RNA-associated protein 11, producing the protein MSVWKKAAKAHQKTHKERHQPEDRAHLGLLEKKKDYVLRAKDFNEKKNTLKILRKRALNKNPDEFYHHMINAKTEDGAHYEKEKNDDCTPQQLLLMRTQDLKYITTKKTQELKKIEKIQSLLHLSSLELPKRNTHIYFDKEKKKEAKERTLKMLMEKELPDVSEKDLMKSARSRQNLYKELAKRIERERELAVVQQKIEVKRSLENKKTVLPPKKVKKGSKDSAPVYVWKYERKK
- the LOC130895549 gene encoding sialic acid synthase, with the translated sequence MDFINCLKTSKNTFIIAEIGQNHQGNIEIAKKLIKIAKDCGADCVKFQKTDLKEKFNNKALLRPYNSPHSFGKTYGEHKQFLEFSKDDYRELKYFANKVGILVTASAMDVKSLEFLIDLEVPFIKIGSGDANNFILIEKAAKTAIPLVISTGMQNFVTVKQVYHLVSKYHKNFVFLHCVSAYPTPIEDINLNVINLFKSTFPDILIGYSGHELGTHISVAAVALGAKVIERHLTLNKNQKGSDHACSLDPVEFRSLVTNIRNVEAAMGRPIKEFQISEKPCYEKLGKTLVYTKRLKSGHKLENGDINVKVAEPKGIDGAEMAKIIGKKLLIDVLEDESILFNHLE
- the LOC130895548 gene encoding poly(A) RNA polymerase gld-2 homolog A-like, whose protein sequence is MELEPQVMTNNNLDMLTETMFYDILTHTSYPVNNYKNTEKDEFENLTNKETKMLKQNVTLVGFPVSVMPPPPHKIVNYANSKVKRYHPRDSSRQRDTYRPISPKGYDSDESCTSYSSRETPPHNRNKYNNSRLEDNNVVFDKYNQNSNIYHNSHVQYHSNIQQNYNTNTNGYFNKYRYTNNNNNNNNNGNNTNGRQKHGNYKHSMDNMIKRAHGLVERFKSRSNVMKIEPNPPTLSTGTMWDQLNQEIWNVFSSRAQKEKTYDSKIDLWKNLFLYIRKCLNSYGLFMVGSTMSGFGLESSDIDMCLLTKPVSSDPRADSLHHLNAIKHLLAKHDSAGDAELILAKVPILKFKDKETGFEIDLNCNNSVGIRNTHLLYSYARLDWRVRPLVIVVKIWAQANCINDAKNMTVSSYSWALMVIHYLQCGVVPPVLPCLHGLLPEKFNHLNENHTMDVQEDLPTIKDFRSDNLLGLSQLLIGFFQYYANYDFNNYAISVRAGSSLPIDECRFAKAPKNDPHQWKFMCIEEPFDYTNTARSVFDLESFKHIKNIITASYEVLSTTKSLNSILPLNSKYEIR
- the LOC130895553 gene encoding ER membrane protein complex subunit 3, with protein sequence MSADLIVDPQIRFWVFLPIVVITFLTGILRHYASILLSSQKKIELQQLADSQLLLRARALRENCGYIPKNSFLIRKQAFNKEDGYLMQKRPAVNQNMMTDPSMMTDMLKGNLTNVLPMIVIGGWINWMFSGFITTKVPFPLTLRFKSMLQRGIELSHLDASWVSSASWYFLNVFGLRSIYTLVLGENNAADQSKQMQEQMQMTGAASGMPADPKVPFKAEWEALEITEHQSKLADVEKEL